Proteins co-encoded in one Gemmatimonadota bacterium genomic window:
- a CDS encoding di-trans,poly-cis-decaprenylcistransferase, translated as MKQHSNNRATPAGGLHVAVIMDGNGRWAASRGLPRVAGHKEGAEAVRRVVRAAPSHGVRTLTLYAFSAANWKRPKTEVAALFRLFHTYLRREAEELRENGVRLRVIGRRDRLPAALRRAIEKAEAATAGGARLDLRVAIDYSARQAIVAAAQRMMEMRGGADGEHEFARLLGDVTHWDRPTPDVDLLIRTSGERRLSDFLLWEAAYAELYFSERMWPDFGEEDLDEALSAFADRDRRFGGLSAAAS; from the coding sequence ATGAAGCAACATTCGAATAACAGGGCTACGCCCGCTGGCGGGCTCCACGTCGCGGTGATCATGGACGGCAACGGCCGGTGGGCCGCGTCCCGTGGGCTGCCGCGTGTGGCGGGCCACAAGGAGGGGGCGGAGGCGGTGAGGCGCGTGGTCAGGGCCGCGCCCAGTCACGGCGTTCGCACGCTCACGCTGTACGCGTTCTCGGCCGCCAACTGGAAGCGCCCCAAGACGGAGGTCGCCGCGCTGTTCAGGTTGTTCCACACCTACCTCCGCCGCGAAGCGGAGGAGCTGCGGGAGAACGGGGTGCGCCTGCGCGTCATCGGCCGTCGGGATCGCCTGCCGGCGGCGCTCCGCAGGGCGATCGAGAAAGCCGAGGCGGCCACCGCGGGCGGCGCGCGGCTGGACCTCCGCGTTGCGATCGACTACTCGGCGCGGCAGGCCATAGTCGCGGCGGCGCAGCGCATGATGGAGATGCGCGGCGGCGCCGACGGCGAGCACGAGTTCGCGCGCCTGCTGGGTGACGTGACCCACTGGGACCGACCGACGCCGGACGTGGACCTGCTCATCCGTACCAGCGGCGAGCGGCGGCTCAGCGACTTCCTGCTCTGGGAAGCGGCCTACGCCGAGCTGTACTTCAGCGAGCGCATGTGGCCCGACTTCGGCGAGGAAGACCTGGACGAGGCGCTGTCCGCGTTCGCGGACCGCGACCGTCGATTCGGAGGGTTGTCCGCCGCCGCCAGCTGA
- a CDS encoding transcriptional regulator has protein sequence MEGVAGDGGPVDPGAIDQLIHARVRLGIVSALAVNATLTFNELKELLGTTDGNLSVHARRLEEAGYVACKKSFDGRLPRTEYRLATRGRHALKRYLDHMEALIHAVRR, from the coding sequence CTGGAAGGCGTCGCCGGCGATGGCGGACCCGTCGATCCGGGGGCGATCGACCAGTTGATTCACGCCCGCGTGCGACTGGGCATAGTGAGCGCGCTGGCGGTCAACGCCACGCTCACCTTCAACGAGTTGAAGGAGCTCCTGGGCACGACCGACGGCAACCTGAGCGTGCACGCCAGGCGGCTGGAGGAGGCCGGGTACGTAGCATGCAAGAAGTCCTTCGACGGGAGACTGCCGAGGACGGAGTACCGGCTGGCCACTCGAGGCCGGCACGCGCTGAAGCGCTATCTCGATCACATGGAAGCGTTGATTCACGCGGTGAGGCGCTAG
- a CDS encoding DUF6588 family protein — translation MLGRSALATAVAVATLAFHAPASSAQDSEIIRQIEVLARDNAPLYLSPITEGVSAALNRGTFYSAKPHGAFGFEIGLAAMGAFVPDFAETFVPVLPGEVTFDGQTFLNPYGTAAGATPTVAGDGDGVVIQPGPELTAAALAAGQDPAELALPFPQGLDIPVVPFAVIQAAIGLPGGTEVSVRGFPTIEVHDDVGEIRALGFSATHSISQYLPMTALSLAAHVAWQSADVGDYLDAEAFAYGLLASLDAGPVSIFGSGLREDPEVTLAYTVSNPTGNPALPRDGLRVAVAPDLDQTTRFTAGATLHLLAFKLSAAWTFGDYETLAVKALVAIR, via the coding sequence GCGAGCTCGGCGCAGGACTCCGAAATCATCCGTCAGATCGAAGTGCTCGCCCGGGACAACGCCCCCCTCTACCTGAGCCCGATCACCGAGGGCGTGTCGGCGGCCCTCAACCGCGGCACGTTCTACTCGGCCAAGCCGCACGGCGCGTTCGGATTCGAGATCGGCCTGGCCGCCATGGGGGCCTTCGTTCCGGACTTCGCCGAGACCTTCGTGCCGGTGCTTCCGGGGGAAGTCACGTTCGACGGCCAGACGTTCCTGAACCCCTACGGCACCGCCGCGGGGGCGACCCCGACGGTCGCGGGGGATGGGGACGGCGTGGTCATCCAGCCGGGTCCCGAACTCACCGCCGCCGCTCTGGCCGCCGGCCAGGACCCGGCGGAGCTGGCGCTGCCCTTCCCGCAGGGCCTCGACATCCCGGTCGTTCCGTTCGCCGTGATCCAGGCGGCCATCGGCCTGCCCGGTGGTACGGAGGTTTCCGTGCGGGGCTTTCCGACCATCGAGGTGCACGACGACGTGGGCGAGATCCGCGCGCTCGGCTTCAGCGCAACGCACTCGATCAGCCAGTACCTGCCGATGACGGCGCTCAGCTTGGCAGCGCATGTGGCCTGGCAGAGCGCCGACGTCGGCGACTACCTGGACGCCGAGGCGTTCGCCTACGGCCTGCTCGCCAGCCTGGACGCGGGACCCGTCTCGATCTTCGGCTCCGGCCTCCGCGAGGACCCCGAGGTGACGCTCGCGTACACGGTCTCCAACCCAACCGGCAACCCGGCGCTGCCGCGCGACGGCCTCCGGGTAGCGGTCGCGCCGGATCTGGACCAGACCACGCGCTTCACGGCCGGCGCGACGCTCCATCTCCTGGCCTTCAAGCTGTCGGCCGCCTGGACGTTCGGCGACTACGAGACGCTGGCGGTGAAGGCGCTCGTGGCCATCCGCTGA